A window from Megalops cyprinoides isolate fMegCyp1 chromosome 8, fMegCyp1.pri, whole genome shotgun sequence encodes these proteins:
- the LOC118781691 gene encoding serine incorporator 4-like, whose product MNVDLENIVLKVYSHFSTSATQSAQLQEFCEFLDMNFCVIHALKLFTDCIEALEAKSFCVTSIYQLMSNLNDQLERRLRDNYFGFTVNNKLKELTLDLARRCKADFGAVYERACKYLGCDVLVGYSVVYRVCFGTACFHLTMALLLINVKSSRALIHNGSVEHKYTPRPPPPVWHYVGVVGRFAFILIQLILITAFAHTWNKNWLTGAAEDKRRYLRVLCATLFFYSIAGTAFSFMYQFYTHPDACQLNKVLLCSNLGLCSLMSFITVTPCMQQMEYQGQTVMMCYPSLGQDRVQKEGNAVAVIGAVIMYCCVLFAWCQQVIHMERQRLTYSYFFFHFVFFLASLYVMMTLTNWFSYESAVLETTFTHGNWSTFWVKVSSCWACMLLYRWLLIGPLCWRRPENRTRPGQYRIRRQPTTHHSITIKV is encoded by the exons ATGAACGTTGACCTTGAAAATATTGTGCTCAAAGTCTACAGTCATTTCAGCACCTCAGCCACCCAGTCAGCGCAGCTGCAGGAATTCTGCGAGTTCCTGGACATGAACTTTTGTGTCAT CCATGCTCTTAAGCTATTCACTGACTGCATTGAGGCATTGGAAGCTAAATCTTTTTGCGTCACCTCCATCTACCAGCTCATGTCCAATCTGAATGACCAGCTTGAAAGAAGGCTGAGGGACAACTACTTTGGCTTCACTGTCAATAACAAGCTGAAAGAGCTCACTCTGGATCTGGCAAGGAGATGTAAGGCTGACTTTGGTGCTGTCTATGAAAGGGCCTGCAAGTACCTTG GCTGTGATGTGCTGGTGGGATACTCAGTGGTGTACAGGGTGTGCTTCGGCACTGCCTGCTTCCACCTGACAATGGCGCTCCTCCTCATCAATGTCAAGTCCAGCCGTGCACTCATACACAATGGGTCAGTGGAACATAAATataccccccgccccccccc TCCAGTCTGGCATTATGTAGGTGTGGTAGGGAGATTTGCCTTCATCCTGATTCAGCTCATCCTCATTACAGCATTTGCCCACACCTGGAACAAGAACTG GTTGACAGGTGCTGCTGAAGATAAACGCAGGTACCTGAGAGTGCTGTGTGCCACACTGTTCTTCTACAGCATTGCTGGCACTGCCTTCTCTTTTATGTACCAGTTCTACACCCACCCAGACGCCTGCCAGCTCAACAAAGTCCTCCTGTGCAGCAACCTGGGGCTGTGCAGCCTCATGTCCTTCATCACAGTCACACCCTGCATGCAACAGA tggAGTACCAGGGACAGACAGTGATGATGTGTTACCCTAGTTTGGGGCAGGATAGGGTGCAGAAGGAGGGGAATGCTGTTGCAGTGATTGGAGCAGTCATCATGTACTGCTGTGTGCTCTTCGCATG GTGCCAGCAGGTGATCCACATGGAGCGTCAGCGCCTCACCTACAGCTACTTCTTCTTCCACTTTGTCTTCTTCCTTGCCTCCCTCTATGTCATGATGACCCTCACCAATTGGTTCAG ctATGAGTCGGCTGTGCTGGAGACCACCTTTACCCATGGGAACTGGTCCACATTCTGGGTGAAGGTGTCCTCATGCTGGGCCTGCATGCTGCTCTACCGTTGGCTGCTTATAGGCCCATTGTGCTGGCGCCGGCCTGAGAACAGAACACGGCCGGGTCAGTACAGAATCAGGAGACAGCCCACCACCCACCACTCCATCACCATCAAGGTGTGA